In Lagopus muta isolate bLagMut1 chromosome 6, bLagMut1 primary, whole genome shotgun sequence, one DNA window encodes the following:
- the AP4S1 gene encoding AP-4 complex subunit sigma-1 isoform X1: MIKFFLMVNKQGQTRLSRYYEHIEIHKRTMLEAEVIKNCLSRSKDQCSFIEYKDFKLVYRQYAALFVVVGINETENEMAVYELIHNFVEVLDKYFSRVSELDVSFLIMFNLDRVHIILDEMVLNGCIVETNPSRILAPLFVLDKVAES; encoded by the exons atgataaaattttTTCTTATGGTGAACAAACAAGGTCAAACTAGGCTCTCCAGGTATTATGAGCATATAGAAATTCATAAGCGGACAATGTTGGAAGCTGAAGTAATCAAAAACTGTCTCTCTCGTTCAAAGGATCAA TGCTCTTTCATTGAGTATAAGGACTTTAAGTTGGTATACCGACAGTATGCAGCCCTTTTCGTAGTCGTTGGAATCAATGAGACAGAG AATGAGATGGCAGTATATGAACTAATTCATAATTTTGTGGAGGTTCTGGACAAATACTTCAGCAGAGTG agTGAATTAGATGTATCCTTTTTG ATCATGTTCAATTTGGACAGAGTGCACATCATACTGGATGAAATGGTGCTAAATGGCTGCATTGTGGAAACAAACCCCAGCAGAATTCTTGCGCCGCTGTTTGTGCTCGACAAAGTGGCGGAGAGCTAG
- the AP4S1 gene encoding AP-4 complex subunit sigma-1 isoform X2, with protein MIKFFLMVNKQGQTRLSRYYEHIEIHKRTMLEAEVIKNCLSRSKDQCSFIEYKDFKLVYRQYAALFVVVGINETENEMAVYELIHNFVEVLDKYFSRVSELDIMFNLDRVHIILDEMVLNGCIVETNPSRILAPLFVLDKVAES; from the exons atgataaaattttTTCTTATGGTGAACAAACAAGGTCAAACTAGGCTCTCCAGGTATTATGAGCATATAGAAATTCATAAGCGGACAATGTTGGAAGCTGAAGTAATCAAAAACTGTCTCTCTCGTTCAAAGGATCAA TGCTCTTTCATTGAGTATAAGGACTTTAAGTTGGTATACCGACAGTATGCAGCCCTTTTCGTAGTCGTTGGAATCAATGAGACAGAG AATGAGATGGCAGTATATGAACTAATTCATAATTTTGTGGAGGTTCTGGACAAATACTTCAGCAGAGTG agTGAATTAGAT ATCATGTTCAATTTGGACAGAGTGCACATCATACTGGATGAAATGGTGCTAAATGGCTGCATTGTGGAAACAAACCCCAGCAGAATTCTTGCGCCGCTGTTTGTGCTCGACAAAGTGGCGGAGAGCTAG
- the AP4S1 gene encoding AP-4 complex subunit sigma-1 isoform X4 encodes MIKFFLMVNKQGQTRLSRYYEHIEIHKRTMLEAEVIKNCLSRSKDQCSFIEYKDFKLVYRQYAALFVVVGINETENEMAVYELIHNFVEVLDKYFSRVRKKDYRAEDAISRGAVFLPILCDSTACTLIFTCE; translated from the exons atgataaaattttTTCTTATGGTGAACAAACAAGGTCAAACTAGGCTCTCCAGGTATTATGAGCATATAGAAATTCATAAGCGGACAATGTTGGAAGCTGAAGTAATCAAAAACTGTCTCTCTCGTTCAAAGGATCAA TGCTCTTTCATTGAGTATAAGGACTTTAAGTTGGTATACCGACAGTATGCAGCCCTTTTCGTAGTCGTTGGAATCAATGAGACAGAG AATGAGATGGCAGTATATGAACTAATTCATAATTTTGTGGAGGTTCTGGACAAATACTTCAGCAGAGTG aggaagaaagattATAGGGCTGAAGATGCCATAAGCAGAggtgctgtttttctgcctATTCTCTGCGACAGCACTGCATGTACTCTCATTTTCACTTGTGAGTGA
- the AP4S1 gene encoding AP-4 complex subunit sigma-1 isoform X3, which produces MIKFFLMVNKQGQTRLSRYYEHIEIHKRTMLEAEVIKNCLSRSKDQCSFIEYKDFKLVYRQYAALFVVVGINETENEMAVYELIHNFVEVLDKYFSRVIMFNLDRVHIILDEMVLNGCIVETNPSRILAPLFVLDKVAES; this is translated from the exons atgataaaattttTTCTTATGGTGAACAAACAAGGTCAAACTAGGCTCTCCAGGTATTATGAGCATATAGAAATTCATAAGCGGACAATGTTGGAAGCTGAAGTAATCAAAAACTGTCTCTCTCGTTCAAAGGATCAA TGCTCTTTCATTGAGTATAAGGACTTTAAGTTGGTATACCGACAGTATGCAGCCCTTTTCGTAGTCGTTGGAATCAATGAGACAGAG AATGAGATGGCAGTATATGAACTAATTCATAATTTTGTGGAGGTTCTGGACAAATACTTCAGCAGAGTG ATCATGTTCAATTTGGACAGAGTGCACATCATACTGGATGAAATGGTGCTAAATGGCTGCATTGTGGAAACAAACCCCAGCAGAATTCTTGCGCCGCTGTTTGTGCTCGACAAAGTGGCGGAGAGCTAG